CATTCGATCACGTCAACGTGCACGTCGAAGGTCACCCCGTGATCTCGGATGGTGTCCGAGACAACGGCTGCGTCCTCGAACGACTCCGGCCGGGCGCCAATCAGCACAACCTCGTGCTCCGACAGGTCCACCGATCTCGACTCCGGGAGATGCATCGGGCCGAAGGGGGTGCTGAGCTCGCCGTCACCAACCGTGGCCGGGATGAAGTTCATCGGAGGCGACCCGATGAAGCCCGCCACGAAGAGATTGACCGGTTCCTGATACAGCGTGCGTGGCGACGCGACCTGTTGCAGGATGCCCTTACGCAGCACAGCCACCCGGTCGCCCAACGTCATCGCTTCGACCTGGTCATGCGTGACGTAGACGGTGGTGATCCCCAGCTGCTTCTGTAGCCGGGAGATCTCCGTGCGCATCTGTCCACGCAACTTCGCATCCAAGTTGGACAACGGCTCGTCGAACAGGAATGCCTGGGCTTCGCGGACGATTGCCCGGCCCATGGCGACTCGCTGGCGCTGGCCGCCGGAGAGGTTGGCGGGCTTGCGATCGAGATGCTCGGTGAGCTCGAGCAACTCCGCCGCTTGGTTCACCCGTTCTTTCACCTCGGTGTCCGGGGCCTTGTGCAGCCGCAACGGGAACGCGATGTTCTCGAACACGGTGAGGTGCGGATACAGCGCGTAGTTCTGGAACACCATGGCCAGATTGCGGTCGCGGGGAGCCTTCTCGTTCACCCGGTCTCCACCGATGAGCATCTCACCACTGGTGATGTCTTCGAGTCCGACGATCATCCGCAGCAGCGTCGACTTCCCGCAGCCGGACGGGCCCACGAGAATCATGAACTCCCCGTCAGCGATGTCGAGGCTGATGTCGTTGACCGCTGGGAAGCCGTCACCGTACTTCTTGACGATGTTCTTCATTGTGATGGCAGCCATGAGATCTCCTAAGGTCAGCCCTTCACGGCACCCTGGGTCAAACCCGAGACGATGCGCCGCTGGAACAAGAGGACGAGGATGACGACGGGGATGGTGACGATGACGGCCGCGGCGGCGATCGCACCCGCGGGCTCCTCGAATTGCGAAGCGCCGGTGAAGAACGCCAATGCCGCCGGCACCGGCCGGGCCGCTTCGGTCGACGTCAGCGAAATGCCATAGACGAAGTCGTTCCAGGCGATGAAGAACGAGATGATCGCGGTGGTGAACACCCCGGGCGTCGCCAACGGCACGATCACCCGCCTGAACGCCTGCCAAGTGGTGGCACCATCCACCTGCGCGG
This genomic stretch from Phytoactinopolyspora mesophila harbors:
- a CDS encoding ABC transporter ATP-binding protein, with amino-acid sequence MAAITMKNIVKKYGDGFPAVNDISLDIADGEFMILVGPSGCGKSTLLRMIVGLEDITSGEMLIGGDRVNEKAPRDRNLAMVFQNYALYPHLTVFENIAFPLRLHKAPDTEVKERVNQAAELLELTEHLDRKPANLSGGQRQRVAMGRAIVREAQAFLFDEPLSNLDAKLRGQMRTEISRLQKQLGITTVYVTHDQVEAMTLGDRVAVLRKGILQQVASPRTLYQEPVNLFVAGFIGSPPMNFIPATVGDGELSTPFGPMHLPESRSVDLSEHEVVLIGARPESFEDAAVVSDTIRDHGVTFDVHVDVIEWLGNEQYAYVPYEAPEDIRVQLAELERELDSEALRTQLVVSLDATSRMAEGSNAPLWLDLRKVHIFDPSTGANLTAQTDEPADVSEPA